A genomic window from Lycium barbarum isolate Lr01 chromosome 4, ASM1917538v2, whole genome shotgun sequence includes:
- the LOC132636233 gene encoding uncharacterized protein LOC132636233, with product MPPKKATAAQKKKGVVGVTSRAQKGTRTLAQMMRDITSRPADSATSSSSEESGAASPLAPGASAPAPPAPQQGAEDRTLREAVQLLTTLVAGQARRRGRRDDDDDDRRDSLRVREFLLCGPPEFYGSKPDEDPHDFIRGMRRSLDLVRASETESVELASHRLRDVAAHWYESWELSRGEGATPATWDEFVTAFTHHFLPPELRRARVDRFLHLQQRGRSVREYNMEFDSLARYAPAIVADMADRMHRYVMGLDRYLIDGCMAVALQADMDIARLQAYALGMEDRHRADYSSRDRDRRPPKRARFAVYSGDSRGGQPQQQQSGRHPPPSGRVTPPQFTGRRSEGVGYSGAGPSSRASGSQLNRGSSSQMRPPRPLCSYCGRQHPGECFRATGACFVCGRQGHQMRDCPARGGTGSSAQSTGSAGGSSSASVAMRPAGQGTPAPASRGRGRGGASGSSGPSNRIYALASRQDQEASPNVVTGILLVFSRDVYALIDPGSTLSFISPLVADKIGIESEPIEPFEVATPVGDSVIASQIYRDCSVIIYGRCTKADLVELDMIEFDVIMGMDWLASCYANVDCQKKIV from the coding sequence atgcctccgaaaaaggcgacggccgcccagaagaaaaagggcgtagtaggagtgaccagccgggctcagaagggtactcggacccttgctcagatgatgcgtgatattacgtcccggccagccgactctgctacgtcttcatcgtcagaggagtctggagcagcttcaccattagctccaggggcttcagctcccgcgcctccagctcctcagcaaggggcggaggacaggacactgagagaggctgtgcagttattgaccactctggtagcgggacaggctcgcagacgcgggcggagagatgatgatgatgacgataggcgtgacagcctgagggttcgagagtttctattatgtggccctccagagttttacgggtctaagcccgacgaggacccccatgactttattcgggggatgcggcgctcactagatttggtcagggcttcagagactgagtctgttgagttggcttcgcatagactacgggatgttgctgctcactggtatgagtcctgggagctatccagaggtgagggtgctaccccagctacttgggacgagttcgtgactgctttcactcaccactttttgcccccagagttacggcgggcgcgggttgaccgatttttgcatctgcagcagaggggtcggagcgtccgtgagtataatatggagtttgattctttggcccggtatgcacctgccatagtagcagatatggccgatcggatgcacagatacgtgatggggttagaccgttatttgattgatggctgtatggcggtggcattgcaggcagacatggatattgcccgactacaggcttatgccctgggtatggaggaccgacatagagctgattattctagcagagatcgggacaggaggccacccaagagggctagattcgcagtttattctggagattctcgaggcggacagcctcagcagcagcagtcaggcagacatcctcctccgtcaggccgggttacacccccacagtttaccggtAGGAGATCTGAAGGTGtcggatattcaggggcaggcccgagctccagggcttcaggttcacagttgaacagaggttccagcagtcagatgaggccacccagacctttgtgttcctactgtgggagacagcacccgggagagtgtttccgagctacgggtgcatgctttgtgtgcggccgtcagggccatcaaatgagagactgtccggctagaggtggtacaggcagttcagctcagtctaccgggtcagccggtggttcatcttcagcctcggtggcgatgcgccctgcggggcaaggtactccagcaccagcaagccgcggcaggggtcgtggcggagcttcgggttctagcggtccttcgaaccgcatttatgccttagccagcagacaggaccaggaggcttcgcctaatgtcgtcacaggtatattactggttttctctcgtgatgtgtatgcattgattgatcctggttctacattgtcatttatatctccactcgttgctgataaaattgggatagaatccgaaccgatagagccttttgaggtagctacaccagtaggggattctgttatagccagtcagatttatagagattgttccgtgattatctatggccgctgcactaaggcggatttggtagagttagatatgatcgagtttgacgtgattatgggtatggattggctagcttcttgctatgctaatgttgattgtcaaaagaagatagtctga